A region from the Brachyspira hampsonii genome encodes:
- a CDS encoding restriction endonuclease subunit S, whose product MSRKKSVKKKSEMEIVEESSINADEIPFKIPDNWKWIKLGNILKIARGGSPRPIKKYLTDSEDGINWIKISDADKNGKYINYTKEKIIKEGISRSRFVHCGDFLLTNSMSFGRPYILNTDGCIHDGWLVLSKYDLCYNKDFLFYLLSSQFAYRQFSSMATGSVVKNLSTDKVENSIFPLPPLEEQKLIVEKIESEFQKIDEALTKLNIIKEQIKQYKQSVLKYAFDENNSFAKGSNYEPYEWEKKILNDVTIKINDGTHKTPTYTKNGIPFISVKDIYNKEIHFDDCKYISEEEHNILYKRCNPEKGDVLITKSGTIGRTAVINIDTIFSLFVSVALLKPNTNIINSYYLMYSLDNYILNIDIKQNVKGGVIKNLHIEDLKMIKIKLPSIELQKNIADNIQNIFEKIDNIQNNINQNIDKLNILKQAILKKAFEGKLI is encoded by the coding sequence ATGAGCAGAAAGAAGTCGGTCAAAAAAAAATCTGAAATGGAAATAGTAGAAGAATCATCGATAAACGCAGATGAAATCCCTTTCAAAATCCCAGATAATTGGAAATGGATAAAATTAGGTAATATATTAAAAATAGCTCGTGGCGGATCTCCTAGACCAATAAAAAAATATTTAACTGATTCTGAAGATGGTATAAATTGGATAAAAATTAGTGATGCAGATAAAAATGGTAAATACATAAATTATACTAAAGAGAAAATAATTAAAGAAGGTATTTCAAGAAGTAGATTTGTACATTGCGGTGATTTTTTATTGACAAATTCTATGAGTTTTGGAAGGCCGTATATATTAAATACTGATGGTTGTATACACGATGGTTGGTTAGTATTAAGTAAATATGATTTATGTTATAATAAAGATTTTCTTTTTTATCTTTTGTCATCACAATTTGCATATCGACAATTTTCTAGTATGGCTACGGGTTCTGTTGTAAAAAATCTTAGTACTGATAAAGTAGAAAATTCAATTTTTCCTCTACCGCCGCTAGAAGAACAGAAACTCATAGTAGAAAAAATCGAGAGCGAATTCCAGAAAATAGACGAGGCTTTGACTAAATTAAATATCATAAAAGAGCAAATCAAACAGTATAAGCAGTCGGTTTTGAAATACGCATTTGATGAGAATAACAGCTTCGCTAAAGGCAGTAATTACGAACCTTATGAGTGGGAAAAAAAAATTTTAAATGATGTAACTATAAAAATTAATGATGGAACACATAAAACTCCAACTTATACTAAAAATGGAATTCCTTTCATTTCCGTAAAGGATATTTATAATAAAGAAATACATTTTGATGATTGCAAATATATTTCTGAAGAAGAACATAATATTTTATATAAAAGGTGTAATCCTGAAAAAGGAGATGTTTTAATTACTAAAAGTGGGACTATAGGAAGAACTGCTGTAATAAATATAGATACTATTTTTAGTTTGTTTGTAAGTGTTGCTCTATTAAAACCAAATACTAATATAATCAATTCTTATTATTTAATGTATTCGCTTGATAATTATATATTGAATATTGATATAAAACAAAATGTAAAGGGGGGAGTTATAAAAAATTTACATATAGAAGATTTAAAGATGATAAAAATAAAATTACCTAGTATAGAATTGCAAAAAAATATAGCCGATAATATACAAAATATTTTTGAGAAAATAGACAATATACAAAATAATATTAATCAAAATATTGATAAGCTAAATATTCTTAAGCAGGCTATTTTGAAAAAGGCTTTTGAGGGAAAATTAATTTAA
- a CDS encoding HsdM family class I SAM-dependent methyltransferase: MNESSLVTKVWNFAEVLRQSGMAYTDYVSQLTYMIFLKMDYQNFEEGYEESIIPDKYRWDKLASKEGEELEKHYSDTLENLSRQKGILGVIFSKAQNKIDTPVHIKKMVSLIDGIDWISLSIDIKGAIYEGLLERNATESKAGAGQYFTPRPLIKAIVEVMRPDIDMNIMDPACGTGGFLLEAYDYIKKHIGKDKDKMKKLKEDTLFGIDITHIVVSLCAMNLYLHGLGGADGNTTVKQGDSLAKKTDTVYKMVLTNPPFGKKSAFKIFNDDGEISTEKEDYYRDDFTVTTSNKQINFLQHIMSILAINGKAAVVLPDNVLFEGGAGEKVRRKLLNNCNLHTILRLPTGIFYAQGVKANVLFFDKVTPIENTVATKDIWIYDFRTNINFTLVTNPLTFGDLEDFIKCYNADDIRKRKENERFKKFTYDEIIKRDKVNLDIFWIKDETLEDLDNLPEPDELLKTIKKNFKDTMNIIDSIDI; this comes from the coding sequence ATGAATGAAAGCAGTTTAGTTACTAAAGTATGGAATTTTGCTGAGGTTTTAAGACAAAGCGGTATGGCTTATACCGATTATGTTTCGCAGCTTACTTATATGATTTTTCTCAAAATGGATTATCAGAATTTTGAAGAGGGTTATGAAGAGTCTATTATACCTGATAAATATAGATGGGATAAATTAGCCTCAAAAGAGGGCGAGGAATTAGAAAAACATTATTCGGATACTTTAGAAAATCTTTCAAGGCAAAAGGGGATACTTGGAGTAATATTTTCAAAGGCTCAAAATAAGATTGATACTCCTGTGCATATTAAAAAAATGGTAAGCCTTATAGATGGTATTGATTGGATATCATTGAGTATTGATATTAAGGGGGCTATATATGAGGGGCTTTTGGAAAGAAATGCTACTGAATCTAAAGCGGGGGCTGGGCAGTATTTTACGCCTAGACCTTTGATTAAAGCTATTGTTGAAGTGATGAGACCTGATATAGATATGAATATTATGGATCCTGCTTGCGGTACGGGCGGATTTTTGCTTGAGGCTTATGATTATATAAAAAAGCATATAGGAAAAGATAAAGACAAAATGAAAAAATTAAAAGAAGATACATTGTTTGGAATAGATATTACTCATATTGTTGTGAGTTTATGTGCTATGAATTTGTATTTGCATGGACTTGGCGGAGCTGATGGAAATACAACTGTAAAACAAGGGGATTCTTTAGCTAAAAAAACAGATACGGTATATAAAATGGTTCTTACTAATCCACCTTTTGGTAAAAAAAGTGCTTTTAAAATTTTTAATGATGATGGGGAAATTTCTACAGAAAAAGAAGATTATTACAGAGATGATTTCACTGTAACTACATCGAATAAACAAATAAATTTTCTGCAGCATATAATGAGTATTTTAGCTATAAATGGTAAAGCTGCTGTTGTACTTCCTGATAATGTTTTATTTGAGGGCGGGGCTGGTGAAAAGGTTAGAAGAAAATTATTAAACAACTGTAATTTGCATACTATATTAAGACTTCCTACGGGTATTTTTTATGCTCAAGGGGTTAAGGCTAATGTTTTATTTTTTGATAAAGTTACTCCTATTGAAAATACTGTGGCAACTAAAGATATTTGGATTTATGATTTTAGAACCAATATTAATTTTACTTTGGTTACCAATCCTTTAACTTTTGGAGATTTAGAAGATTTTATTAAATGCTATAATGCTGATGATATTAGAAAAAGAAAAGAAAATGAAAGATTCAAAAAATTTACTTATGATGAAATAATAAAAAGAGATAAAGTGAATTTGGATATTTTTTGGATAAAAGATGAAACTTTAGAGGATTTAGATAATTTACCAGAACCTGATGAACTATTAAAAACTATTAAAAAGAATTTTAAAGATACTATGAATATTATTGATAGTATAGATATTTAA
- a CDS encoding double zinc ribbon domain-containing protein, producing MLNFIKNFFHNASYLLFPNHCIICGNLMQSEKMNYICIDCINKKLEYIHKDEYIRCHKCGKVLESKNIKCVCEDEKLYFDECKSMLYYENYTKYLIHKMKFSHRYLICNDFASMLSYYYKNYITKYDAIAFVPLGKKRLLERGYNQSEIIAKRISKILNIKLLENIIMRKKETKALSSLNSKTERINMIKNAFTINSDYNSSNKINLLIIDDVLTTGSTLNEISKEIKKLECINKIGVLTVARA from the coding sequence ATGCTTAATTTTATAAAAAATTTCTTTCACAATGCATCATATTTACTGTTTCCAAATCATTGTATTATATGCGGTAATTTGATGCAAAGTGAAAAGATGAATTATATATGCATAGATTGTATTAATAAAAAACTTGAATATATACATAAAGATGAATATATACGATGTCATAAATGCGGAAAAGTTTTAGAAAGTAAAAATATAAAATGTGTATGCGAAGATGAAAAATTATATTTTGATGAATGCAAATCTATGCTTTATTATGAAAACTATACTAAATATTTAATTCATAAAATGAAGTTTTCTCATAGATATTTAATATGCAATGATTTTGCCTCTATGCTAAGTTATTATTATAAAAATTATATAACAAAATATGATGCTATAGCTTTTGTTCCTTTAGGTAAGAAAAGATTATTAGAAAGAGGATATAATCAAAGCGAAATTATTGCTAAAAGAATATCAAAAATTCTTAATATAAAATTATTAGAAAATATCATAATGCGTAAAAAAGAAACAAAAGCATTAAGTTCATTAAACAGCAAAACCGAAAGAATAAACATGATAAAAAATGCCTTTACTATTAATAGTGATTATAATTCTTCAAACAAAATAAATCTTCTTATAATAGATGATGTACTTACCACGGGAAGCACTTTAAATGAAATTTCCAAAGAGATTAAAAAATTAGAATGCATAAATAAGATAGGCGTGCTTACAGTAGCCCGTGCTTAA
- a CDS encoding prohibitin family protein — MRIIDISSNKLHSVLFIVLPVVLIVGFLIFSSVTIVSTGEVGIRSRLGKAISEEEPGLHFRIPFIDTIKTMEVREQTVEKTYSVSSKDMQTISMTLNVQYSITGDALDLFRKFGTDYKNKLINPRISESLNAVSARYTIEEFITKRNEMAGELLKEVMADFDNYGITVAACSIIEHDFSDEFDQAIERKLIASQDALTAQNALEKVRYEAEAEITKAKGISEANRIMQESLTPLLIQRMYIEKWDGKMPQVSGSGVTPMIQVK; from the coding sequence ATGAGAATTATCGATATTAGTTCAAACAAATTGCATTCTGTGCTTTTTATAGTTTTACCTGTTGTATTAATAGTAGGGTTTTTAATATTTTCAAGCGTTACCATAGTTTCAACAGGAGAAGTTGGAATAAGAAGCAGATTAGGAAAAGCAATATCAGAAGAAGAACCAGGTCTTCATTTTAGAATTCCTTTTATAGATACAATAAAAACTATGGAAGTAAGAGAACAGACTGTAGAAAAAACTTATTCTGTATCATCAAAAGATATGCAGACAATATCTATGACTTTAAATGTTCAGTATTCTATAACAGGAGATGCTTTGGACTTGTTTAGAAAATTCGGTACTGATTATAAAAATAAATTAATTAATCCTAGAATATCAGAAAGTCTTAATGCTGTTTCTGCAAGATATACTATAGAAGAGTTTATAACAAAAAGAAATGAAATGGCAGGCGAGCTTTTAAAAGAAGTTATGGCAGATTTTGACAATTACGGTATAACAGTTGCTGCTTGTTCCATTATAGAGCATGATTTCTCTGATGAATTTGATCAAGCAATAGAAAGAAAATTAATAGCTTCACAAGATGCTTTAACTGCTCAAAATGCTTTGGAAAAAGTGAGATATGAAGCTGAAGCTGAAATTACTAAAGCTAAAGGTATTTCTGAGGCTAATAGGATCATGCAGGAATCTTTAACACCTCTTCTTATTCAAAGAATGTATATAGAAAAATGGGACGGTAAAATGCCTCAAGTATCAGGCTCTGGTGTTACTCCTATGATACAAGTAAAATAA
- a CDS encoding alpha/beta fold hydrolase, protein MEMLNRVLISDDGHRMYTYIFIPDCKPKAIVQIVHGLGEHAGRYKDFAEKLNKAGFLVCADDHRGFGRSTVSKDQIGHIADKNGHELIIEDMKHLMVNTKADYPNLPYFMMGHSMGSFLTRCFLIKYHKDLNGAIIMGTRGKPKGIENLGKTIANIQKSLFGGRKRAYLLDKLSVGGYGKKFFPKENSSFAWLTSDKEEIKKAQEDEYFANKPASIETYIQMFELIDKISNEDNYSSMDKNFPILLISGEKDPVGDMGKGVKWVYDMYKSLGFNDVTISLYKDGRHEILNDVQRDDVAKEIIEWINIHIGK, encoded by the coding sequence ATGGAAATGCTTAATAGAGTTTTAATATCAGATGACGGGCATAGAATGTATACTTATATATTTATACCAGATTGCAAACCTAAAGCTATAGTTCAGATTGTTCATGGATTAGGGGAGCATGCAGGAAGATATAAGGATTTTGCTGAGAAATTAAATAAGGCTGGATTTTTAGTTTGTGCTGATGATCATAGAGGTTTTGGAAGAAGCACTGTAAGTAAAGATCAGATAGGACATATTGCTGATAAAAACGGACATGAACTTATTATAGAAGATATGAAGCATTTGATGGTAAATACTAAAGCTGATTATCCGAATCTGCCTTATTTCATGATGGGGCATAGTATGGGTTCTTTTCTTACTAGATGTTTTTTGATTAAATATCATAAAGATTTAAACGGGGCTATAATAATGGGGACTAGAGGAAAACCTAAAGGAATAGAAAATTTAGGAAAGACTATAGCTAATATTCAGAAATCTTTATTTGGAGGAAGAAAAAGAGCTTATTTACTTGATAAATTATCAGTAGGAGGATACGGTAAAAAATTCTTTCCTAAGGAGAATTCTAGTTTTGCATGGCTCACTTCAGACAAAGAAGAAATTAAAAAGGCTCAGGAAGATGAATATTTTGCAAATAAGCCTGCAAGTATAGAGACATATATACAGATGTTTGAGCTTATTGATAAAATTTCAAATGAGGATAATTATTCTTCTATGGATAAAAATTTTCCTATACTTTTAATATCTGGAGAGAAAGATCCTGTAGGCGATATGGGAAAAGGTGTAAAATGGGTTTATGACATGTACAAATCATTAGGATTTAATGATGTTACTATAAGTCTTTATAAAGACGGAAGACATGAAATACTTAATGATGTTCAGAGAGACGATGTTGCAAAAGAAATAATAGAGTGGATTAATATTCATATAGGCAAATAA
- a CDS encoding NUDIX domain-containing protein yields the protein MAFSDNEKMIFGKGVGCVVIKEGKVLLGRHNYGRGNGLLIIPGGFINEGELPAEAAQREVLEETNVKVIAKEIVSMRFTANDWYLIFMAEYISGEAKVNDSENSEVIWLDIEEALNRKDVPPLTKEAIKSCLKFINSKNKYAMSIKEDYDASRERGSYAYYD from the coding sequence ATGGCATTTTCAGATAATGAAAAAATGATATTTGGAAAAGGTGTAGGCTGTGTTGTAATAAAAGAAGGTAAAGTTCTTTTAGGAAGACATAATTACGGCAGAGGAAATGGTCTTCTCATAATACCGGGCGGATTTATTAATGAAGGAGAACTGCCTGCAGAAGCAGCTCAAAGAGAAGTATTAGAAGAGACTAATGTAAAAGTAATTGCAAAAGAAATAGTATCTATGCGTTTTACTGCTAATGATTGGTATTTGATATTCATGGCGGAATATATTTCAGGGGAAGCTAAAGTTAATGACTCCGAAAATAGCGAAGTTATTTGGCTTGATATAGAAGAGGCTCTTAATAGAAAAGATGTGCCTCCTCTTACAAAAGAAGCAATAAAATCATGTTTAAAATTTATTAACTCTAAAAATAAATATGCCATGAGTATTAAAGAAGATTATGATGCATCAAGGGAAAGAGGTTCTTATGCTTATTATGATTAG
- the tilS gene encoding tRNA lysidine(34) synthetase TilS, producing the protein MIKETSEFLLSNIDDIKNKTLAAAYSGGIDSQVMLNIAYRLKEKLSFNLVIIHVNYNLRGEDSTNDELFAREMAKKYNIEIYVKEIPPNSYNGKNIQLEARNDRYAFFEELYNKKIYDYLLIAHNKDDLAETIIYRMIKGAGTNVYKSLREKKGYILRPILNFYRKDIEEYALNNNLEHREDVSNKKNYYARNKIRNLIIPMLEEINTNAKNNIIRFAKRSYEETYILRKKISKLYKKNIYEKNKKLNIEKIKNIKSLFIKKIIIKLLAKNNIEITEKRVIEILNIIKSDKPNIKLRLDNFYIIKEYNFINIKSIEKKLDDIKTNNFIKIEKDGLYIFCNKTIKTETVLNKDINYKEALYIKAKYPIIIRSRKDGDFIYAYPNNQKKYLRKIFIDLKISSYKRDTIPIITSEDDNNILALYLEPYGLNRISNEEAVSKEDEYILKISFNNDCDIKKSEN; encoded by the coding sequence ATGATAAAAGAAACCTCAGAATTTTTACTTTCAAATATAGATGATATAAAAAATAAAACATTAGCAGCAGCATATTCAGGAGGTATTGATTCTCAGGTTATGCTAAATATCGCATACAGATTAAAAGAAAAGTTATCATTTAATTTAGTAATAATACATGTTAATTATAATCTTAGAGGGGAAGATTCTACTAATGATGAATTATTTGCCCGCGAAATGGCTAAAAAATATAATATAGAGATATATGTTAAAGAAATACCTCCTAACAGCTATAATGGAAAAAATATTCAGCTTGAAGCTAGAAATGACAGATACGCTTTTTTTGAAGAGCTTTATAATAAAAAAATATATGATTATCTTTTAATAGCTCACAATAAAGATGATTTAGCTGAAACTATAATTTACAGAATGATTAAGGGGGCTGGAACTAATGTTTATAAAAGCCTTAGAGAAAAAAAAGGATATATTTTAAGACCTATTTTGAACTTTTACAGAAAAGATATTGAAGAGTATGCGTTAAATAATAATCTTGAACATAGAGAAGATGTTTCAAATAAAAAAAATTATTATGCTAGAAATAAAATAAGAAATTTAATCATACCAATGCTTGAAGAGATAAATACAAATGCTAAGAACAATATCATAAGATTTGCCAAAAGAAGCTATGAAGAAACTTATATACTAAGAAAAAAAATTAGTAAATTATACAAAAAAAATATATACGAAAAAAATAAAAAACTTAATATAGAAAAAATAAAAAATATAAAAAGTCTTTTTATAAAAAAAATCATAATAAAACTTTTAGCAAAAAATAATATAGAAATAACAGAAAAAAGAGTTATAGAAATACTAAATATAATAAAATCTGATAAGCCTAATATTAAATTAAGACTTGATAATTTTTATATTATAAAAGAATATAACTTCATAAATATAAAATCTATAGAAAAAAAACTTGATGATATCAAAACAAATAATTTTATAAAAATAGAAAAAGACGGCTTATATATTTTCTGCAATAAAACAATAAAAACAGAAACAGTTTTAAATAAAGATATTAATTATAAAGAAGCTCTGTATATAAAAGCTAAGTACCCAATTATAATAAGAAGCAGAAAAGATGGGGATTTTATATATGCATATCCTAATAATCAAAAAAAATATTTAAGAAAGATTTTTATAGACTTAAAAATATCTTCATATAAAAGAGATACAATACCAATAATAACTTCAGAAGATGATAACAATATTCTGGCTTTATATTTAGAGCCTTACGGATTAAATAGAATATCAAATGAAGAAGCTGTAAGTAAAGAAGATGAATACATATTAAAAATCAGCTTTAATAATGATTGCGATATTAAAAAATCAGAAAATTAA
- a CDS encoding DUF1848 domain-containing protein, which yields MIISASRRTDIPSLHTKWFINRLKEGYIITQNPISKNNFYKIPLNENMVDIIVFWSKNPDIEFLNKVKDLGYEFYLHFTITPYNKNIEKNIPDKDILIKKFQDISKSFGKEKIVWRYDPIILNDDFDINYHINHFKNFAYSLNDYTDECIFSFVEIYSKIKKSIKNINNDNKVLLVENMKNISEKNNIKLKSCSQDFDNSNITIEKSSCIDKERIQKILGYSIKEKKDKSQRKLCNCIESIDIGMYNTCTNGCIYCYANSKNILEDYDANSKILSDKYLNDNINIKERKIIVNEKSKVFKL from the coding sequence ATGATAATAAGTGCAAGCAGAAGAACTGATATACCATCACTGCATACTAAATGGTTTATAAATAGATTAAAAGAAGGATATATAATCACTCAAAACCCTATAAGCAAAAATAATTTTTATAAAATACCATTAAATGAAAATATGGTTGATATAATAGTATTTTGGTCAAAAAATCCTGATATAGAGTTTTTGAATAAAGTAAAAGATTTAGGTTATGAGTTTTATCTGCATTTTACTATTACACCATACAATAAAAATATAGAAAAAAATATTCCTGATAAAGATATCTTAATAAAAAAATTTCAAGATATAAGTAAGTCATTCGGAAAAGAAAAAATAGTTTGGAGATATGATCCTATTATTTTAAATGATGATTTTGATATTAATTATCATATAAATCATTTCAAAAACTTTGCTTATAGTTTAAATGATTATACAGATGAATGCATATTCAGCTTTGTTGAAATATATTCAAAAATAAAAAAGAGTATTAAAAATATAAACAATGATAATAAAGTTTTATTAGTAGAAAATATGAAAAATATATCTGAAAAAAATAATATAAAATTAAAATCCTGCTCTCAAGATTTTGATAATTCCAATATAACAATAGAAAAATCATCATGCATAGATAAAGAAAGAATACAAAAAATATTGGGCTATTCTATAAAAGAAAAAAAAGACAAATCTCAAAGAAAATTATGCAATTGTATAGAAAGTATTGATATAGGAATGTATAATACATGTACTAACGGCTGTATATATTGTTATGCCAATTCAAAAAATATATTAGAAGATTATGATGCAAATAGTAAAATATTATCAGATAAATATTTAAATGATAATATAAATATAAAAGAAAGAAAAATAATTGTTAATGAAAAGAGTAAAGTATTTAAATTATAA
- a CDS encoding MBL fold metallo-hydrolase, with protein MSELKIYCINTNMYGMNSYVAVAEDEAMIIDAAQLNNYDIYKKILEGKKLVKVIYTHGHFDHISGADDIRREFPDAPHCVHTLDYDFFQDGSLNVSSYLGSVIKCQSPEIQFNEGDTFKLKDIEFKVIHTPGHTRGGVCYYTKGHLFCGDTIFAYGIGRTDFPTGDFPTLEESISQKVFALDDDTLLYPGHDAYGIKLSQRKRMGVF; from the coding sequence ATGAGTGAATTAAAAATATACTGCATAAACACAAATATGTATGGTATGAATTCTTATGTAGCAGTAGCTGAAGATGAAGCTATGATTATAGATGCAGCACAATTAAATAACTATGACATTTATAAAAAGATATTGGAAGGAAAAAAACTAGTAAAAGTAATATATACGCATGGTCATTTTGATCATATATCAGGAGCAGATGATATAAGAAGAGAGTTTCCAGATGCTCCTCATTGCGTGCATACACTTGATTATGATTTTTTTCAGGACGGAAGTTTAAATGTAAGCTCATATTTAGGAAGTGTAATTAAATGCCAAAGCCCAGAAATACAATTTAATGAAGGCGATACTTTCAAATTAAAAGATATAGAGTTCAAAGTTATACATACACCGGGTCATACAAGAGGAGGAGTATGCTATTATACTAAAGGACACTTGTTCTGCGGAGATACTATATTTGCTTACGGAATAGGAAGGACAGATTTTCCTACAGGAGATTTTCCTACATTAGAAGAAAGCATATCTCAAAAAGTATTTGCATTAGATGATGACACTTTATTATATCCAGGTCATGACGCTTATGGCATAAAATTATCCCAAAGAAAAAGAATGGGTGTATTTTAA
- a CDS encoding PepSY-like domain-containing protein: MDIIPYQKLPEKAKNFIEKYFYDYYVFKATFNSSYSVVFKGGSSVNFTSRGEWTSIIGNGNEIAFPIIEKFAENNIIEKEVINTIKDKYTNFNIYRIIKRKNKYEIEINNNIIIIDNAGNILKTRNV; encoded by the coding sequence ATGGATATTATACCCTATCAAAAACTTCCAGAAAAAGCAAAAAACTTTATAGAAAAATATTTTTATGATTATTATGTATTTAAGGCAACATTTAATTCATCATACAGTGTTGTATTTAAAGGCGGAAGCTCTGTAAACTTTACTTCAAGAGGTGAATGGACTTCTATTATAGGAAACGGTAATGAGATAGCATTTCCTATAATAGAAAAATTTGCTGAAAATAATATCATAGAAAAAGAAGTAATTAATACTATAAAAGATAAATATACAAATTTTAATATATACAGAATAATAAAAAGAAAAAATAAATATGAAATAGAAATCAACAATAATATTATTATAATAGATAATGCAGGCAATATTTTAAAGACTAGAAATGTATAA
- a CDS encoding PepSY-like domain-containing protein, which yields MQRNVFYIFILFIYMISSSFLFFDGDRNINFIPYTSLPLNIQEFVNKYFNEYEVYSAAVSSHYIVIFKGGSSINFNIRGEWTSIIGNRKIIQISTAEKFIDDKIMNIIKKKYTSINNIYKRSKGYEFKVDDKEYIYIDYEGNIIKIKKA from the coding sequence ATGCAAAGAAATGTATTTTATATTTTTATACTTTTTATATATATGATATCTTCTTCATTTTTATTTTTTGATGGTGATAGAAATATAAATTTCATTCCCTACACATCTTTACCTTTAAATATTCAAGAGTTTGTAAATAAATATTTCAATGAATATGAAGTCTATAGTGCAGCAGTTTCTTCACATTATATTGTCATTTTTAAAGGCGGTTCATCAATAAATTTTAATATAAGAGGTGAATGGACTTCTATAATAGGAAACAGAAAAATAATACAAATAAGTACAGCTGAAAAGTTTATTGATGATAAAATCATGAATATAATAAAAAAGAAATATACAAGCATAAATAATATATACAAAAGAAGCAAAGGTTATGAGTTTAAAGTAGATGATAAAGAATATATTTATATAGATTATGAAGGAAATATCATAAAAATAAAAAAAGCTTAA